Proteins found in one Solitalea lacus genomic segment:
- a CDS encoding SusC/RagA family TonB-linked outer membrane protein, which yields MRQKLQVFLFLFLWSAIVFAQNKKTVTGVVSDKSNQPLPAVSISLVGSTIGTTTNIDGKFSISVPENAKLSFSYIGFHTRTITIGNNTTINVTLEEDDKALGEVVVTALGIKREQKSLGYAAQPVKGDDITKAAPVDLAQGLMGKVAGLNISTGNGLSDASSRIVIRGNNSLFGNNQPLIVVDGAIMDNKPLDQSNTNSSDLSTQKDWGNYLSYLNMDNIENVSVLKGPNAAALYGARGANGVILITTKKGAPKKGMGIDYSYTTNFTDVYRFQDLQNQYGGGSVAGLVTANPQLPKNSAGEYFLPTLYGGSSYATGGSGIPYYHGVIPNTGGKNAYQIFSWFGAGASWGPKMEGQMVRWWDGQMRAYSPQPNNREFYYNTGSEKTHNVAFNTANDFGTLRLSASTSQSDAVIDNVNNKKTSFSLGSTVKISKMLSAELSASYNQAFRLNTADVGSNNSWSKFSTYGMSREYQPLEKNVFINPDGSKFSFPNTYPYAEYGVDLFWNKYDQNQRLWRDELVSTVKVNAEITPWLNAFARTSGNFIGNRFETTNNTTSADHLTGGVFSKEVNKSKVLNTDLMATLHKNDFLFKGFNASLSGMYNEYSNNLEGVYASNNTGSNTFKVPDLYTLSNYTDVTKTSFAEKRYDVQSNSLLGILNLSYKDYLFLDLTGRNDINSTLPKNNNSYFYPSASAAFIFSEAFDLGKVKDVLSYGKLRVAYGKSANAAEPYMLDATYTVGTFGGQATNSLPGTVPPTDLRFQTSKSIEVGTNLGFLNDRINLDFTYYDIISEHQIMTSALSSTSGSANITFNSGALRNRGIEFIVNANPYKTKDFTWNISLNGAKNDNFVESLPTGILNQTIASVFGNQGAFMKVAVGEKYGTIYGTDFKRDAQGNKLVKNEKDVSGNVIGTTYVVTTDPVAIGNAAPKLTGGMGNTFKYKQFSLYGLIDFKYGGDIYSFDHATAMGNGLAPETLVERNGGGLPYTFPDGTKANVGVILEGFNVDDNKINDRVVNPMYKYAGSYAAWSDLNRPRSLSVFENSWVKLREVALTYDLPQNLIGKTKFVQGLSLSLIGRNLCYLYTTLPDHLNPEAVMGTGNGQGLQWSSFPSMRTFGVSLKAKF from the coding sequence ATGAGACAAAAACTACAAGTATTTCTTTTTCTGTTCTTGTGGAGTGCAATAGTCTTTGCACAAAATAAGAAAACAGTGACAGGGGTTGTGAGTGACAAAAGCAACCAACCATTACCCGCTGTAAGTATATCATTGGTAGGGTCTACCATTGGAACTACGACAAACATTGATGGTAAATTCAGCATTTCAGTTCCTGAAAATGCTAAATTAAGCTTTAGCTACATAGGCTTTCATACAAGGACGATTACAATTGGAAATAACACAACTATTAATGTAACGCTCGAAGAAGATGATAAGGCATTAGGAGAAGTAGTAGTAACCGCTTTGGGTATTAAACGCGAACAAAAATCTCTCGGCTATGCCGCTCAACCAGTAAAAGGTGATGATATTACAAAAGCTGCTCCGGTAGACTTGGCCCAAGGATTAATGGGAAAAGTAGCCGGCTTGAACATTTCAACCGGCAATGGTTTAAGTGATGCTTCTTCACGCATTGTAATTCGTGGTAACAATAGTTTGTTCGGTAACAACCAGCCTCTTATAGTAGTGGATGGGGCCATTATGGACAACAAACCGTTGGATCAATCTAATACCAACAGTTCTGACCTTTCTACGCAAAAGGATTGGGGTAACTACCTGAGTTACTTAAATATGGACAATATCGAAAACGTATCTGTTTTAAAGGGTCCTAATGCTGCTGCTTTATATGGAGCAAGAGGTGCAAATGGTGTAATCTTAATCACCACTAAAAAAGGTGCCCCTAAAAAAGGAATGGGTATTGATTACAGTTATACCACGAACTTCACAGATGTTTACCGTTTTCAGGATTTACAAAATCAATACGGGGGAGGATCTGTAGCAGGTTTAGTTACAGCAAATCCTCAACTGCCTAAAAATAGTGCTGGAGAATACTTCTTACCTACTTTATACGGTGGCAGCAGCTATGCTACCGGAGGTTCAGGAATTCCATATTACCATGGGGTAATACCAAACACAGGCGGCAAGAATGCTTATCAAATTTTTAGCTGGTTCGGTGCGGGTGCTTCTTGGGGACCAAAGATGGAGGGCCAAATGGTTAGATGGTGGGATGGACAAATGCGTGCTTATTCACCTCAACCAAATAACCGCGAATTCTACTATAACACAGGTTCGGAGAAAACACATAACGTAGCTTTCAATACAGCTAACGATTTTGGAACACTTCGTTTATCGGCATCTACTTCACAAAGTGATGCGGTTATTGATAATGTAAACAATAAAAAAACCAGTTTTTCACTGGGTTCTACAGTTAAAATTTCTAAAATGCTTAGTGCTGAGCTTTCTGCTTCTTATAACCAAGCTTTTAGATTGAATACTGCTGACGTAGGAAGTAACAACTCATGGTCGAAGTTTTCGACTTACGGAATGTCAAGAGAATACCAACCATTAGAAAAAAATGTTTTCATTAATCCTGACGGTTCTAAATTCAGTTTTCCAAACACTTATCCTTACGCGGAATACGGTGTTGATTTGTTCTGGAATAAATATGATCAAAATCAGCGCTTATGGAGAGATGAGCTTGTTTCTACTGTTAAAGTAAATGCAGAAATCACTCCTTGGTTAAATGCATTTGCTCGTACTTCTGGTAACTTTATCGGAAACCGTTTTGAAACTACAAACAATACAACAAGTGCTGATCACTTAACGGGTGGAGTTTTTTCTAAAGAAGTAAACAAGAGTAAAGTCTTAAATACCGATTTAATGGCGACTTTACATAAAAATGACTTCTTATTCAAAGGGTTCAATGCAAGTTTGTCGGGAATGTACAATGAGTATTCAAATAATTTAGAAGGAGTTTATGCCTCTAATAACACCGGAAGCAATACCTTCAAAGTTCCTGATCTTTATACACTTTCAAACTATACTGACGTAACCAAAACTAGCTTTGCCGAAAAAAGATATGATGTTCAATCGAATTCACTTTTAGGCATTTTAAACCTAAGCTATAAGGATTACTTGTTCTTAGATCTTACAGGCAGAAATGATATAAACTCTACTTTGCCTAAAAACAACAACTCTTATTTTTATCCTTCAGCCAGTGCCGCTTTTATCTTTAGTGAAGCATTTGACTTAGGTAAAGTAAAAGATGTGCTTTCTTATGGTAAATTAAGAGTTGCATACGGAAAAAGCGCTAATGCTGCCGAGCCTTATATGTTAGATGCAACCTATACTGTAGGAACATTCGGAGGACAGGCTACTAATTCATTACCTGGTACTGTCCCGCCAACAGACCTCCGTTTCCAAACCTCCAAATCAATTGAGGTTGGAACTAACTTAGGGTTCTTAAACGACAGAATAAACCTTGATTTTACCTATTATGATATTATATCTGAGCACCAGATTATGACTTCTGCATTGTCAAGCACATCAGGATCAGCAAATATCACATTTAACTCAGGTGCATTGAGAAACAGGGGAATTGAATTTATTGTGAATGCAAACCCTTACAAGACAAAAGACTTCACATGGAATATTTCTTTAAACGGAGCTAAAAATGACAACTTCGTTGAATCATTACCTACAGGTATTCTAAATCAAACAATTGCTTCAGTATTTGGAAATCAAGGAGCATTTATGAAAGTTGCTGTAGGTGAAAAATACGGAACTATTTACGGTACCGATTTTAAACGCGATGCACAGGGTAATAAGTTGGTTAAAAACGAGAAAGATGTTAGCGGTAATGTAATAGGTACCACATATGTTGTAACAACCGATCCTGTAGCTATTGGTAATGCCGCACCTAAATTAACCGGAGGCATGGGTAATACGTTTAAATACAAACAATTCAGCTTGTATGGTTTAATTGACTTTAAATATGGTGGCGATATTTATTCATTTGATCATGCTACAGCAATGGGTAACGGTCTAGCCCCTGAAACTCTTGTTGAAAGAAATGGTGGAGGTTTACCTTACACTTTCCCTGATGGAACCAAAGCGAATGTGGGTGTAATTTTGGAAGGTTTTAACGTGGATGACAATAAAATAAATGACCGCGTAGTTAACCCAATGTATAAATATGCAGGTAGCTATGCCGCTTGGTCTGATTTAAATAGACCAAGAAGTTTATCGGTTTTTGAAAACTCTTGGGTGAAACTTCGTGAGGTTGCCTTAACGTATGATTTGCCTCAAAATTTAATAGGCAAAACCAAATTTGTTCAAGGTTTATCTCTGTCATTGATCGGTCGTAACTTATGTTACTTATATACAACCCTTCCGGATCATTTGAACCCTGAAGCTGTAATGGGAACAGGTAATGGTCAAGGCTTGCAGTGGTCGTCATTCCCAAGCATGAGAACTTTTGGAGTAAGTTTAAAAGCCAAATTTTAA
- a CDS encoding SusD/RagB family nutrient-binding outer membrane lipoprotein, whose protein sequence is MKFNYKKNIKAPLIGLSMVIGLSSCQKDFGDINKSWNSTSYVATIPAMYNNIASTMLESGQSRTIVSSFLYQNTQLAANFATSGFRLDDQVGTLWNNYYFALANARKLEVMIDEDIRAPKMTNVKAMLKTLMAYKALKTTQLFGDMPYTQAGKVYSGPDFYRPVYDKQADIFAGAIADLKWAIDNFSTNADQVSLGASENIFNGDIATWIKFANSLRLRYAMAIRDKNATLADPIIAEALTKPLLVPGDNLGMYPSKVTNLVLDRSGSYRGNNNIVRMGSTMWSAMSSSNATDGSGIYDLRCKIFFEPNKAGQWVPYPQAPTGTTTPEINGDGPYQASRTTTWVTPANYLYSPLNYYYIADKTFPDLFITAAEVSFLKAEIYNRGIAGITANPATAKAFYEEGIAESVKFWYKTANSSTIWAVNKPAAAPTAAELTAMLTNPAVAYSATPATALAQIYKQNWIALFHQPFEAWMLQRRTGATPNVQLSPDSHVLNMNKLNYPASESSTNFDNWKAVTGGTNDMSVKPWFMK, encoded by the coding sequence ATGAAATTTAATTATAAAAAGAATATAAAAGCTCCATTGATTGGTTTATCAATGGTAATCGGACTGTCTTCGTGTCAAAAAGATTTTGGAGATATTAATAAATCATGGAATAGTACGTCATATGTTGCAACAATCCCTGCTATGTATAATAATATAGCATCGACTATGTTGGAATCAGGTCAATCTCGTACTATCGTTTCTTCATTCTTGTACCAAAACACCCAATTGGCTGCTAATTTTGCAACTTCCGGATTTCGATTGGACGATCAAGTTGGGACACTTTGGAACAATTATTATTTCGCGTTGGCAAATGCACGAAAGTTGGAGGTAATGATTGATGAAGATATTAGAGCTCCGAAAATGACCAATGTCAAGGCCATGCTTAAAACACTAATGGCCTATAAAGCTTTAAAAACAACCCAGCTTTTTGGAGATATGCCTTACACTCAAGCTGGAAAAGTATATAGCGGTCCTGATTTTTACCGTCCGGTTTATGATAAACAAGCTGATATTTTCGCAGGGGCAATTGCTGATTTAAAATGGGCTATTGACAATTTTTCAACTAATGCTGATCAGGTATCTTTAGGAGCTAGTGAGAATATTTTCAATGGAGATATCGCTACTTGGATTAAGTTCGCCAACTCGTTGCGCTTAAGATACGCAATGGCTATTCGTGACAAGAACGCTACTTTGGCTGATCCTATTATTGCGGAAGCCTTAACCAAACCATTGCTAGTCCCTGGCGACAATTTGGGTATGTATCCAAGTAAAGTCACCAATTTAGTTTTGGATCGATCGGGATCATATAGAGGTAATAATAATATTGTGCGCATGGGAAGTACCATGTGGAGCGCAATGTCGAGCTCTAATGCTACTGATGGTTCAGGTATCTATGATTTAAGATGTAAAATTTTCTTTGAGCCAAATAAAGCTGGTCAATGGGTTCCTTATCCTCAAGCTCCAACGGGAACTACCACTCCTGAAATAAACGGAGATGGTCCATACCAAGCATCAAGAACAACAACTTGGGTGACACCGGCTAACTATTTATATTCGCCGCTAAACTACTATTATATAGCTGATAAAACATTCCCTGATTTGTTTATCACAGCAGCTGAAGTTAGCTTCTTAAAAGCTGAGATTTATAACAGAGGTATTGCCGGTATTACTGCGAACCCTGCAACGGCAAAAGCATTTTATGAAGAAGGTATTGCCGAATCAGTTAAGTTTTGGTATAAAACTGCCAACAGTTCTACAATTTGGGCAGTAAATAAACCCGCTGCAGCTCCAACTGCCGCTGAACTTACGGCTATGTTGACTAATCCGGCTGTAGCCTATTCAGCAACACCTGCAACGGCACTCGCACAAATTTACAAACAAAACTGGATTGCTCTTTTTCACCAGCCTTTTGAAGCATGGATGCTGCAACGCAGAACTGGAGCTACTCCAAATGTTCAACTTTCTCCAGATAGTCATGTGTTGAATATGAATAAATTGAATTATCCGGCATCGGAAAGTTCAACTAACTTCGACAATTGGAAAGCAGTTACCGGGGGGACTAATGATATGTCTGTTAAGCCTTGGTTTATGAAATAA
- a CDS encoding thioredoxin family protein translates to MKKQILSFLLIINAMGAWAQGIEFEHTSWKEIVQKAKEQNKPIFVDVYTSWCGPCKVMASTVFTKPEIGDKYNKGFINVKIDAEKGEGIDLAKKYEVKAYPTYLFINPADESLIGQSKSSMSSSAFGDVADKMLAKFSGKTEISIKEMTARFDSGNYDEVFLQNYIKRLKAERSPVSRPLEQYLNKYISEHPTNDQLCFLGENFNGGVKVYDYLVKNYKTIDVLLCKKDGLSAADLDRELMKEFDKPFELIGSNKWSKADKVVLLNKCIAELSAFVLNESKRDKKILETKMKIYNAINDSIQLLQARREFITRFVLPADQTTNINRTFIIIDKNAPEPVRSIDSASAAQGCVSNASLLLKLSYQKQDKELAIKLYKKAQDLSPASFYYTNAMNMELYNLGDKKMAIKQQTAVVKEMKKNNDEYLADAETLLQKMKNDEARVKFVAYKMKKKAAAH, encoded by the coding sequence AGCCCATTTTTGTGGATGTTTATACCAGTTGGTGCGGTCCCTGTAAAGTAATGGCTTCAACGGTGTTTACGAAACCTGAAATTGGAGATAAATACAACAAAGGGTTTATAAATGTGAAAATAGATGCTGAAAAGGGTGAAGGGATTGACCTAGCCAAGAAATACGAGGTAAAGGCATATCCTACCTATTTATTTATTAATCCGGCGGATGAGTCCCTTATTGGGCAATCGAAAAGTTCCATGTCATCTTCAGCGTTTGGAGATGTAGCCGACAAAATGTTAGCAAAGTTTTCAGGCAAAACCGAAATCAGCATAAAGGAAATGACTGCCAGATTTGATTCAGGTAATTATGATGAGGTCTTCCTACAGAACTATATAAAACGTTTAAAGGCTGAGCGGTCTCCTGTAAGTCGGCCTTTAGAGCAGTATTTGAATAAATACATCTCAGAGCATCCTACAAATGATCAATTGTGTTTTTTAGGTGAAAACTTTAACGGAGGTGTTAAGGTATATGATTACCTGGTTAAAAACTATAAAACAATAGATGTCCTGCTGTGCAAAAAGGATGGTCTTTCAGCCGCTGATCTCGACCGTGAATTAATGAAAGAATTCGATAAACCTTTCGAATTGATAGGAAGTAACAAATGGTCGAAAGCTGATAAGGTAGTTCTGTTAAACAAGTGTATTGCTGAACTGAGTGCTTTTGTATTGAACGAATCGAAAAGAGATAAAAAGATTTTGGAAACCAAAATGAAGATCTATAATGCAATAAATGACAGTATTCAACTTTTACAGGCAAGGCGCGAATTTATAACCAGATTCGTTTTGCCGGCTGATCAGACTACGAACATAAATCGTACTTTTATTATTATCGATAAAAATGCACCTGAACCTGTTCGATCAATCGATTCGGCTTCTGCAGCACAGGGTTGTGTATCCAATGCGTCTCTACTTTTAAAGCTTTCCTATCAAAAGCAGGATAAAGAGTTAGCAATAAAGTTGTATAAAAAAGCTCAAGATCTAAGCCCAGCTTCTTTCTACTATACTAACGCCATGAATATGGAATTGTATAACCTTGGCGATAAAAAGATGGCAATAAAACAACAAACTGCCGTTGTCAAAGAGATGAAGAAGAATAATGATGAATACCTGGCCGATGCCGAAACTTTACTTCAGAAAATGAAGAATGATGAGGCCAGGGTTAAATTCGTGGCTTATAAAATGAAAAAGAAAGCTGCTGCCCATTAA